The Colletes latitarsis isolate SP2378_abdomen chromosome 1, iyColLati1, whole genome shotgun sequence genomic interval GTGGAAAATAAGTTCAGCAGCCTTGCTCTAAATCAAGACAATTGACTTTAGTTTCGTTGATGTCTCCATGTAAAACATAAACGACGCGCAGAGAGATCCGTAAAATTGAGACTTGCTAAGTTATTACGTGTTCGTGTAGTCTACGCATTTACAAACTTGAATTAAATTATGATATATTTACGTCGATATTAAATAATcagtatatttaataattgaacaactatttttttaatcatcataaatacataaatcacgttttaatttgaaataaaaaatacaccATTAAAGGAATACTACTTTTCGTTATTTTAGAGTGCAAGTTGGTCCACAGCACGATTATCTCAATGGATGGATAAACATCCAAATGAAAGAGATAGATTAGCTTTCTGTAGTGGGCCATTGGAACGTTATCAGTTAACTGTTAGACAACATAATCTACCATCGTTTCACCCATTATTTCCACTAATGAAAAAATTGACTAATCTGAATGAACATTAAAATTTGTAAAGTTTGTATTACATATAATACTATGTATTTTATTAAGCATTTTACACGtttctaaaaaataatattattagatTCTGTatagataatttattaatataacgtAACAAGAAAATACATTTAAAGAAAGACATTATTATGAAAATAATAGTAAATGAAATcatattttcattaaatatttattaatttctgaATAGACACTGTCCTGTACATGTATATTCCCATAATTGCTATAATACTCAAGGGTATTAGCCAATTTGAGGTATATATTTTTGGGCCTATATATGTTGCTGGAGTACCAATATTATTTTCCTTCTCAATCTACATTAGTGAAAAtgacattttttaaatacaatacaTAATATGAATTCAGTATACAGTACGTAATTGCATATTTACCCTTTTAGAAAGTGTTTTTAATTGTATAAGTTCTTTTTTAAGAAGACCAAGAGTTGTTCGGACTTTCTTAAGTTCTTGCGTATAATTAGATATTTGTTCTGTAGTTAAACATATATTCTCATTGTATGCTTTTGTTAAATTGTTATGAACATACTGAAAGCTGGAGCCTATAACTGCAAGCTGCTTAGCTACTGTACCTAAAGAAACTACACCATTATATATCctgaaaatacaaaatcaaatttttattaatcaaTTCAACAAAATTGTAATATCATATAATAAACATACGTATAGGGTAATGACTTATCAATAGCACCAATACTATGTATGCTCCACTTTTTTCTATGAAATTTATGGAGGTACTCTAGAAACTGTATCCTATGCGCACTAATTTCTATTCCTAAATGACACAAATCATTTTCAGTTAAGTTTAGAAAATTCTTAAGACTCGTCTCTTGGAAAATATGAGCATAATTTCCTAAAGCCATCCCATTTAAAATTGTATACACATCACAATCTATGGTCTGATCACTTTTACTGATTAATGATGGAAACATATCCTTCCAATCATATATTTTTGATATTTcagtaacatttattatttcttcTTCATTAAAGTCTAACAATAACAGAACCTACAATAATTACATAaacgttattttattatttatactaATACTTTAACTTACCTTATTATGTCCTTTTAAAGAAGCTATATCCTTAGCCGTTAAATTTCGGTAATCAGTTAATGTAACATCAGCTccattttctaataatattttaactgTATCTGGTTTATTAGCTATAGCTGCATACATTAAAGCCTATAAATGATCAAATATATGCATTCTTATGGatcattattatattaatatggtTTACAAAACTTactgtttgttttctattatcacataaattaacattttttaTGCATTTTATTAATTCTTGTATAAATTCTGGTTCCTGTGATGTACAAGCATACATTAGAGGTGTTTGTCTATACAAAACATTATAATTTTTGAATTACAGAAGATGCAAATACAAAATCTAAATATACATTATATATTGTTACCTTTGTTTACTACTAGTATTTGCATTAGCATTTGCTTTTATGAGTAATGTTAAACATTTTATACGTTTTTCTGTTGTGCCTTCAATACAATTGCATAAAGCCATTAATGGTGTATATCCATCTgaaatacattatttatttaaaattgtaaaatatcatCAACAAAGcattagaaaatgaaaatataatacctTTATGCTTATTAACATCAGCTTTATTTGTTATAAGATATTCAATTATATCTACTTGAGCATATGATGCAGCATATAAAAGTAGGGTCCATCCAGTATGCAAAAATTCATTTACATCATGTGCTagatataattataaaaaactaTTAACAAaacattttctaatttttaaacTACAAATTACTGATATTATAATTCATGAATGTAAGGTAATTACATTGAAGATATTTGTGAATAATTTGTAGGTGGCCCATTGTACATGCATTTATCACATGATATTCCAAACCATATTCCTCATCATCATCTATATCTTTAAATGGATCAAATGTATCTATATTCTGTGATAAAGAACATTTCTGTGAACAATAAGTAGTTACTTTAATACCACATGTACAAACATTACAGTATGCTATAATTATCTTTCATCAATTatgttaaatttttaaaatttgaattaaGCATATTTTtcctattaattttatttttaaaatacttctattaagatttattattatttttattactatTATAATCGATTAATAATAAATCAGTATGTATCTATGGGTTATGTATAAATATCTTTGTACCTTTATCGAGAAGAAGAAGTCTCCGTCCTCCAAATCATTACCCGGTATTTCAGTATCTCTTGTATACatagttttaattttaataatgtatcaataaattgaataaatatattttccttCTACAAGATGAAATGTAAACATATATCATATTTAAACTGACTCGAacgcagtgtggccagatctggcataattgagtgcatcgacgttgacgttagtaacgacgaactttctTAGTGTCCAACGGAGTGATGGGGAAAGCCGACATATCTTACCGCACAAGCCACATGTTACGCTAGGTCAGCACCTCAAAAAGTTATAATgtctgtatgtttaaaacattataacttctgaacggattggaggattttaatgttttaaaatgcaaacaacgcgtattttggtggagaatatgtagaaattctattatatatctataagtattccattatttcaaataatgatgatttaatttcattttaatgGACAATTCGTCTATCAAAGTTGCACGATGTCATCTGGGTCTTTCTCCATGGTCCGTCCTGCTTGACCACTACTGGAGCCCCCTGGGGAGTTCGCGGGAGTTATCCCTCAACCACCAAGCAAGACGGACCGTGACGCGAAATGAAGAAATTAACTGAAAATTTACATTCAATCAAGATTTCCGAAGATGGTCAAAAAAATGTTTTACGAACAGCGGTCAAAGGACAACCCGGGTTTCTTTGAAGACGAAGAAAATCCCATCTTTGGGAACAACACTTAAAAACTGAATAACTCAGAGACTGAACATCTCTGTTACGGAATAACTCCGGAATAAAACTGAACATCCTATATTTGCAAtcctatataaaaatataattgacaAAGGAAAGGGCTCCCATTCACGAAGTTGCATGAGGTGTTGAATAAGCGTAACATGTGGCTCGTGCGGTAAGTTatgttcgtcgttactaatgtcgacgtcgatgcactcaattatgccagatctggccacactgctcGAACGTATTATTCACATTTCTACGCATGCGTTTTACTAAGCATGATGCTTAAAGTCTCATACTCcattagacgctaaggaagttcgtcgttactagtgtcgtcgtcgatgcagtcaattatgccaaatctggccacacaGACCTCATACAGTGTGGCACATGTGACAAGTGATGACAACTGTGAACTGACAAGACACGTTTTGTTTCTGTTATTCATAAACTTTAACGATTCTTAAAAATATGTAACCAGCATTGAATTTACAGTAAGTTATATTGTAACAATACAACATATAAAATTAcattgtttaaaaaattctttaaaaaatacatttctgcaaaaaatataaaaatattttgtacacAAAACGATATCCTATGACAATAGTGATTCAACTTGTATGTGATATGTACATTTCTTTCTTATATGTGATACACACAAAATGTAATAAATTGCAATTATTGATTCTGTTATATATATGATCAGACATAGACCAGTTGATTTTATTAcaatatatattaattaaatactttaaaaaatattttgatgaTATTGTGAAACTTCTTGTAtgcaaacaaatttaaataagctTACGTATTTAAAAACTAGTAAATACATACTATACATGTATAAATTAAGTAATTTTATGCTTAAATAACAACAAATATTATAGCAATGTTCTCAATAAATAgacaattttttataattttataaaagtaAATTTAAGAATTGAATGGAATATTATAAAGGTAACATAGGTATGTAATTTATAATTACTACAAGTCATGTATTTGTGTATATATGATACATACTTGAGGGATGTATATGTACTATTTTTTATGATCTCTGTTACGCTTAACCTAAAAGAGACAGTCACCGGACACCTGTCTGAgggttcacttctattcttaattTCTCTTACACTATATACTATCATAATTACAATTTCGTGAATATTTGACAGTTTTATCAACAGTAAGTAACGTATATAATTTATACAGTGTATCGATATCATTATcggaattaaaataatatatacatttattgaaatatgtgattatattattatataatctTTTATTTTGTTAATGATAAGATCATTAATTTCACCTCTCGCAAGCATTAAAAATAGTACAACAAAATATACATATAGTGACAGAAATGGTAAGAAATATACAAATGTACAGGGCTGTACGCATTGTTCGGCGATCTCGAGTTATCCGGAAAAAGGGCGAATATTTGCGGGAATACTTAAATTGAGTAATTCGAATTCAAACACATATGAGATTCATCATAatggtttatttaattaaaacaacTTGTCTTTGTAATGTATTTGCATTTTAATAGATGCATTCCGTACTCGTCGCATTCGACTTTGATCATACGATTACCAATGACAATACCGACGTCGTGGCTCGAAAGCTGTTGCCCCAGGAAAAATTAACAGACAGCGTGAAGGAATTGTGTCGTTCTAGCGGTTGGATTGCATACATGGCGAAGATATTCGAATTGCTACACAGCAATTACATCGACATAAAACAAATCGAACGTGCTATTGTCAATATACCTCCTGTACCGGGTATTGAAAAACTTCTAAGAGAATTACACTCCAATGGCtatgaaattattattattagtgaTTCAAATACATTATTCATTAGTGATTGgttaaaaagtaaaaaattagATCATATTATCGCTCAAGTGTTCACAAATCCCGCGAAACTCGATGATAACGGTGTAATACGACTAGATATGTACCACGTTCAAGATTTTTGTAAATTAAGTACTGTTAATTTGTGCAAAGGACAAATCTTAGAATCTTACATAAAAAAACGGCGCGATGAAGGAGTACATTTCGATCGAATAGTATATGTTGGAGACGGAAAAAACGATTTATGTCCAATTTTACGTCTTTCTGAACGAGATTTAGTATTTCCACGTAAAGATTATATGCTCATGAAAATCTTAAATGGTACTGAAAATTATGAAATTCCAAAAGTAAAGGCTCGCATATTTCCTTGGAGCGATGGCATTCAAATCTTAAAAAAGTTACAGGAAGAAATTGGTTTATCTCAGTCTTCTttgtaattttgaaaaataatgttTTCTATTTACTTTTATTTAATGTGCTTTATAATTActagtaataaataattataagtagcgtattattacaattaattatttataagttACATATCCATTATGAAAATATATTAGTGATCAATAATGTAATTGAAAAGTATAAATGTATCTATGTATATAATTTCcgcttttatattttctttaacCTATAGACAATTTCAAGCGTAATAATAGATATGAAACGATATTTAGcaacaattaaatataattcgaTTATGTTCAAATGCAACAACTCTAAATTAGTACACgattttgtataaatatatttcaagcaAAATATCATACAACCCCAATTAAATTTTCctttacattattattattgcgaAGTAcaagaataaatataataactaaataaaacataaaaatatGATAATTATTTGTATATGTGATAATTTGATTCACGAGTACTAACAGAGTGATAGTCGTGCGAAGTTCAACAATAATAATTGCTGACAGTTAATTTCGTAATTATTCTAGTagtatataaatttaaaacttatgtataatttttattgttttattacGAAAGTTAAATTTGATGgtataaaattttgaattataAGGTGCGCGCGCACTTTTAGGGTTAGGTTAAACTTATGACGTGCGCGATACGTATAATATAGCTGTGCGTCTCTAACGTTAATTATTGTCTTATTATTGCTTTCGGGCGTCGACAAAAGTTTTTCTTTTATCTTGATCACGTTTTGTTATAAAACATGAAAGTATGAATTGACAATTAATCGTGATTTTATTCTGAAACTTTTATTCATGAACCAAAAGTAACAGTACATGAACTACAAGTTTGTGCGTCAGCTTTGGTAAGCAAATTTAGATTTTTATCAAGTCTAGCGATTGTAATTACAATTACAGAATAATAAGAAATTGCAATATTGACAAAGTAAAAGTATTTATTCGTCACTATTGCGATATCGTTACAATCGAAgtaatttgttaaaataaatttcaattgcaTAATAACAGCAACAGTTTTGGTAGTTTTATACTTGAAGAGTTAATGGTAATGGACTACTGTAACGCCATTTATAAGCAAAACTACGAATATATGTTACatagaatttttaatacgaAGTTACAATTAAATATCCTAAAAATCAAATCTGCAAATAatcgtataaataaatataatgtttAATTATGATTCACTTAATAGGATAAATGCTGTTTGTTTTTGTAATGcttatatcaatttcttgaagtTTTATCATTTTAAGATTAAATATGTTTCGTAAAATACCAAACGCAATACCACCTAGATATGTGATATTTAAAAACCATTCAGGTATATATAAATGCGTGAATACGTTAAATAAAACTTCCAAAAATATAGGTGTCCATAATAATATTCCGGATAATAAAGATATTTTTATAGTATTCAAAAGCTGTAAATCGTTCTCCATTTGTTTTACCATTTTTAAGTACATCTTTTTTCTATCATATTCAGTACTCATATATTGTTTATTTCTATCATTGTTGGAATCTTCATTATATGTTTCTGATTGTTCCAATACATTCAAATCTTTGTTCAATTCTTCAAAATTTCCATTTGATTGCATAGCATCTTGTTTCGTTTCAGAAACTTCTTTATAATCTACAAAGCTATTGAAACTTgtatcattaatatttttaacaaaattgacATTGGATTTAATCAATAACATTtcattttttacttttaatcTGTTTAAAGCAATTTGACAATTTAGTTTGCCATATTGTTGTaagattgaagaaaataaaatcGGCAAGAAGTATATTACAAATATAAGTACaagtaaatgtaattttaaaaattgagtTGATATAAAACATATATGTGTTAAAGTTATTTTTGATGTATTATCATTCTGATAAATAGTAATTTCAATAAGTGATGGCATATTTTGATGGTCCACCGTAGAATTATGTTGAAAATTTTCTTCTGTCTTTTTATATTTCTGCTGTTTCCTATTATATTgctgatttttatttaatttattttgcatagttGTATTATAAATACGTTTAAgtatttcaatatatatttcatCATTAGTTATTATTGATGCATTATGCTGCATAGTTACTTCTGCAAGTTCATTCGCAGTAGTTTGAACTTCTGTAGGTTGAAAATTATCTGTATAAAATTTGTCAGATTCTAATCTTTCAGTGatatttgtaatttcattttttgaatTCTCTTTTTTTATTAATGTGTTTTCTGAAGAATTTAACACTAAatgattaaataataataatttttcattatAGCCATTTGTATTATTCTTCGGTTGtacataatttattaaatttgtacTGTTCTTAGTATTTATTATATCATAAGAGTTTTCATACTCTTTGATCAATGTATCTTTTGTTGAATTTGTTTTAACATCAACAAtactattattataataatttctaaTAGTTGTATGTGTATTAAATTGCAAATCTTTCATTGTATCAAACAAAAAAGAGGTATTATAATGATTTgcattgtaaatattatttgatacATTGTCTGTATCATTTAATACAGAATAAATAATTGTTTGTACTTTAGACACTATTTCATTCACTTGTGTATTATTTGAATTGAGCGAGTTTACTAAATCTTGATTATCAATATAATTCGTGTATAAAGGTATTGTATATATTTCAGAATAATTTTGTGGAAtgtttataaatttaatattgctatgacaattgtaaaaaaaaaaattattttcaatcaaaCACTTTGTGTTTTCTGCATTCTTAATGTAACTTTTTTTGTCATATTCAGTTAAGTAGAGAATTCCTGTAACAAAAATGGGTATGATCCATTGGGTTATTACAAATACACTAGTAATCTTTTTATTATCTTTCTTCATTTCATCACACTTGAAAGCTTGCAAGAactttcttttattttgttcCACTGTTGAAATATTTGTGTGTTTTGTTAAGTTagattttgaatcaaattgtattTTATCATATTCAACTGTCTCACATTTTTCCACATTTTGTGATTTAGATTTATTTGCAGTATTCTTGTTTTCATATGTTTTTTCCATAACACATTCTTCAGATTCAAGAAATTTGAAACATTGATTTTTAAAACCAATTACATTCAAATTGCATTGAACAGAGAATATCAATAAAGAAACAAATGAATTCGTAAATGGAATAAACAATATTCCATACTTTATCATTACATCTATAATGTTACATTTAGAAGTTACACTAAAATTACTTtgatttataatattattaaaattttcatgaATCCTATTGAATCCATCTTCTTCATTTTTTTCATTATCATCTTCTTTGTGCCAGATACTGTTATTTAAAGGAAAGATATATGATTTATTATGATCTAAATAAGCAATATTTTCCACATAATTTACAAGTAGTATACTTGATGTAAgtatagagaataacacatcagATATTGAGAAAATATATATTGGTGTATAAATCCAGTGCTTAAATTGCTTCCTTAACATTA includes:
- the LOC143343929 gene encoding pyridoxal phosphate phosphatase PHOSPHO2; its protein translation is MHSVLVAFDFDHTITNDNTDVVARKLLPQEKLTDSVKELCRSSGWIAYMAKIFELLHSNYIDIKQIERAIVNIPPVPGIEKLLRELHSNGYEIIIISDSNTLFISDWLKSKKLDHIIAQVFTNPAKLDDNGVIRLDMYHVQDFCKLSTVNLCKGQILESYIKKRRDEGVHFDRIVYVGDGKNDLCPILRLSERDLVFPRKDYMLMKILNGTENYEIPKVKARIFPWSDGIQILKKLQEEIGLSQSSL
- the LOC143343745 gene encoding uncharacterized protein LOC143343745 produces the protein MYTRDTEIPGNDLEDGDFFFSIKKCSLSQNIDTFDPFKDIDDDEEYGLEYHVINACTMGHLQIIHKYLQSHDVNEFLHTGWTLLLYAASYAQVDIIEYLITNKADVNKHKDGYTPLMALCNCIEGTTEKRIKCLTLLIKANANANTSSKQRQTPLMYACTSQEPEFIQELIKCIKNVNLCDNRKQTALMYAAIANKPDTVKILLENGADVTLTDYRNLTAKDIASLKGHNKVLLLLDFNEEEIINVTEISKIYDWKDMFPSLISKSDQTIDCDVYTILNGMALGNYAHIFQETSLKNFLNLTENDLCHLGIEISAHRIQFLEYLHKFHRKKWSIHSIGAIDKSLPYTIYNGVVSLGTVAKQLAVIGSSFQYVHNNLTKAYNENICLTTEQISNYTQELKKVRTTLGLLKKELIQLKTLSKRIEKENNIGTPATYIGPKIYTSNWLIPLSIIAIMGIYMYRTVSIQKLINI